The Hymenobacter baengnokdamensis genome includes a region encoding these proteins:
- a CDS encoding DUF433 domain-containing protein, whose product MQVNELITSDPDILSGQTVFAGTRVPVETLFDHLEAGIPLDEFLDDFPTVSKEQAVALLEAVSKLLTDKNIRQVYVVAQ is encoded by the coding sequence ATGCAAGTTAACGAGCTAATAACCAGCGACCCCGACATCCTGAGCGGTCAGACTGTATTTGCGGGCACCAGGGTGCCAGTGGAAACGCTATTTGACCATTTAGAGGCCGGCATACCGCTGGATGAGTTTTTGGATGACTTCCCCACCGTAAGTAAAGAGCAAGCCGTAGCGCTACTGGAAGCCGTTAGCAAGCTGTTAACTGACAAGAATATACGCCAAGTGTATGTGGTAGCTCAATGA
- a CDS encoding NAD(P)H-binding protein, with protein sequence MKIIITGSLGNISLPLATALVQQGHTVTVISSQPDRQATIEALGATAAIGSVEDADFLAATFAGAAAVYAMVPPSYRAPDSRAYFQRIGRHYAQAIQQARVPRVVQLSSWGAHRDHGTGGILGSHDVEEILRAVPDLALTHLRPTSFYTNYYGFVGMIKGAGFMGANCAGDRPVALVHPRDIAAAAAEELTNPAAPIGRTIRYVASDERTQAEVAHALGAAIGRPDLRWVAFSDEQMRENLLKNGLPASTAADIVGIYASMSSGALGEDYEQHKPTLGQVKLEDFAKEFAAAFKQEH encoded by the coding sequence ATGAAAATCATTATCACAGGTTCCCTCGGGAACATCAGCCTGCCGCTGGCCACCGCGCTGGTGCAGCAGGGCCACACTGTCACGGTCATCAGCAGTCAGCCCGACCGGCAGGCCACCATCGAAGCGCTGGGCGCCACCGCCGCCATCGGCTCGGTGGAGGATGCCGACTTCCTAGCTGCCACCTTCGCCGGGGCCGCTGCCGTGTACGCCATGGTGCCGCCCAGCTACCGCGCGCCCGATTCGCGGGCCTATTTCCAGCGCATTGGCCGCCACTATGCGCAGGCTATTCAGCAGGCGCGGGTGCCGCGGGTGGTGCAGCTCAGCTCCTGGGGCGCGCACCGCGACCACGGCACCGGCGGCATTCTCGGCTCGCACGACGTGGAGGAAATCCTGAGGGCGGTGCCGGACCTGGCACTCACGCACCTGCGGCCTACGTCCTTCTACACCAATTACTACGGCTTTGTGGGCATGATAAAAGGGGCGGGCTTCATGGGCGCCAACTGCGCCGGTGACCGCCCGGTAGCGCTGGTGCACCCCCGGGATATCGCCGCTGCTGCCGCCGAGGAACTGACTAATCCCGCTGCCCCCATCGGCCGCACTATTCGCTACGTAGCCAGCGACGAGCGCACGCAAGCTGAAGTGGCGCACGCCCTGGGCGCCGCCATCGGCCGGCCCGACCTGCGCTGGGTAGCCTTCAGCGACGAGCAAATGCGCGAAAACCTGCTCAAAAATGGCCTGCCCGCCAGTACCGCCGCCGACATCGTGGGCATCTACGCCAGCATGAGCAGCGGCGCCCTCGGCGAAGACTATGAGCAGCACAAGCCCACCCTGGGCCAGGTGAAGCTGGAGGATTTTGCGAAAGAATTCGCCGCTGCTTTTAAGCAGGAGCATTAA
- a CDS encoding phospholipase D-like domain-containing protein, which produces MIKVYFDGIRKQILSELDNATQKISVAVYWFTNEALLEKLMNKLDSGLSVEVIIHNDYINNRESGLPFQGFINKGGKFYFSNSEHPMHNKFCIIDDKVVINGSYNWTYYAEDKNRENVLVIKDEQTVLEEFSLEFERLKSLTNLVDDIRVLTKFEVDEFNQLKARDYLANDIIYRAKDTGRNDIVDEAFQLAPGNIEVQQRAVDLSLTKKWRLKHSIGTSLMHDRYLIIVPKGKMLPFSDVKIVQTVSDNQRSSAATIHYGENTKASLNKQFAEIELMGLPPKPAGEAKIKYTVTVDIYGVLRIEKMSLDNGRCAPVTKKITGLLEEILE; this is translated from the coding sequence ATGATTAAGGTTTACTTCGACGGAATCCGTAAGCAAATTTTATCAGAATTAGATAATGCGACTCAAAAAATAAGTGTTGCAGTGTACTGGTTTACTAACGAAGCTCTACTTGAGAAGTTAATGAACAAACTTGATTCAGGGTTAAGTGTTGAGGTAATTATACATAATGATTACATAAATAATAGAGAGAGCGGACTTCCTTTTCAAGGCTTTATAAATAAAGGAGGAAAGTTCTATTTTTCTAATTCTGAACATCCGATGCATAATAAATTTTGCATCATTGATGACAAAGTGGTTATAAATGGTTCGTATAATTGGACTTATTATGCAGAGGATAAAAATAGAGAAAACGTTTTAGTAATTAAAGATGAGCAGACTGTATTAGAAGAGTTTAGTCTTGAGTTTGAACGGTTAAAGTCTCTGACAAATCTAGTGGATGATATTCGTGTTTTGACAAAATTTGAAGTTGACGAATTCAATCAATTAAAAGCAAGAGATTATCTTGCTAATGATATTATCTACAGAGCAAAGGACACAGGTAGAAACGATATTGTGGATGAGGCTTTTCAACTAGCTCCTGGTAATATTGAAGTTCAACAAAGAGCAGTTGACCTTTCTTTGACTAAAAAATGGCGCTTGAAGCATTCGATAGGCACGAGTTTGATGCATGATAGGTATTTGATTATCGTGCCGAAGGGAAAAATGCTGCCATTTTCTGATGTGAAAATAGTGCAAACTGTTTCTGATAACCAAAGAAGCTCAGCAGCTACTATACATTATGGTGAAAATACTAAAGCAAGCCTTAACAAACAGTTTGCTGAAATAGAACTAATGGGCTTGCCTCCCAAGCCGGCTGGCGAAGCTAAGATTAAGTATACAGTTACTGTTGATATTTATGGGGTTCTGCGAATAGAAAAAATGTCATTAGATAATGGGAGGTGTGCGCCAGTCACTAAAAAAATAACGGGCTTGTTAGAAGAAATACTAGAGTAG
- a CDS encoding (2Fe-2S)-binding protein — protein MSLPFTQQPLDRIPPAVVPAEDVTLHVNGQDHTIKIAPWTTLLDALREYLDLTGTKKGCDHGQCGACTILVEGKRINSCLALATVYQGADIQTIEGLGTEENLSPLQQAFIDHDAFQCGYCTPGQICSAQGLINEGRAKTEAEVRELMSGNLCRCGAYPNILSAVMEVLHDGRVTVDNGRLVTIPAQPTTSSSVS, from the coding sequence ATGAGTTTACCTTTCACCCAACAGCCGCTGGACCGCATACCGCCGGCCGTGGTGCCCGCCGAGGACGTGACGCTGCACGTTAACGGCCAGGACCACACGATTAAAATTGCTCCTTGGACCACCCTGCTTGATGCCCTGCGCGAGTACCTGGACCTCACCGGCACCAAGAAAGGCTGCGACCACGGCCAGTGCGGCGCCTGTACCATTCTCGTTGAAGGCAAGCGTATTAACTCGTGCCTGGCCCTGGCCACCGTGTATCAGGGCGCGGACATTCAGACTATTGAAGGGCTGGGTACCGAGGAAAACCTCTCGCCCTTGCAACAGGCGTTTATCGACCACGACGCCTTTCAGTGCGGCTACTGCACGCCGGGCCAGATTTGCTCGGCCCAAGGTCTTATAAATGAGGGCCGCGCCAAGACTGAAGCCGAGGTGCGCGAGCTGATGAGCGGCAACCTCTGCCGCTGCGGTGCTTACCCAAATATCCTGTCGGCGGTGATGGAAGTGCTGCACGATGGCCGCGTGACGGTGGACAACGGCCGCCTCGTCACGATTCCGGCTCAGCCAACTACCTCCAGCTCAGTCAGCTAA
- a CDS encoding FAD binding domain-containing protein — MNSFTLTQATGVAEAVRDKASHESSAYLGGGTNLIDLMKENVSRPTHLTSLHKLPLGKIEQTPEGGLRLGALATNAETAWHPEVEARYPLLSQAILAGATPQLRNMATDGGNLLQRTRCYYFYDLATPCNKREPGTGCSAIGGYNRVCGILGTSESCIATHPSDMCVALAALEAVVRVAGPDGERTIQFEDFHRLPGDTPELDNNLKPGELITGIDLPAQGFAKNFTYLKLRDRASYAFALVSVAAALELDGNTIKEARLALGGVAHKPWRDKEAEAMLKGQPATADTFRKVAAKVVEEAKGYGSNTFKIELAKRAIVRALKQATEMDYSQNDNAFQNSNP, encoded by the coding sequence ATGAATAGTTTCACCCTCACCCAAGCCACGGGCGTTGCCGAAGCCGTGCGCGATAAGGCCAGCCACGAAAGCTCGGCCTACCTGGGCGGCGGCACCAACCTCATCGACCTGATGAAGGAAAACGTGAGCCGCCCCACCCACCTCACCAGCTTGCACAAACTGCCGCTGGGCAAAATTGAACAAACCCCCGAAGGTGGCCTGCGCCTGGGCGCCCTCGCCACCAACGCCGAAACGGCCTGGCACCCCGAGGTAGAGGCCCGCTACCCGCTGCTGAGCCAGGCCATTCTGGCCGGGGCCACGCCGCAGCTGCGCAACATGGCCACCGATGGCGGCAACCTGTTGCAGCGCACGCGGTGCTACTATTTCTACGACCTCGCCACGCCCTGCAACAAGCGCGAGCCCGGCACCGGCTGCTCGGCTATTGGCGGCTACAACCGGGTGTGCGGCATTCTGGGCACCAGCGAAAGCTGCATTGCTACCCATCCCAGCGATATGTGCGTGGCCCTGGCCGCCCTCGAAGCCGTGGTGCGGGTAGCCGGCCCGGACGGTGAGCGCACCATCCAGTTTGAGGATTTCCACCGGCTGCCGGGCGATACGCCCGAGCTGGATAACAACCTGAAGCCCGGCGAATTGATTACCGGCATCGACCTGCCGGCCCAGGGATTTGCCAAGAACTTTACCTACCTCAAGCTGCGCGACCGGGCCAGCTATGCTTTCGCGCTGGTGAGCGTGGCGGCGGCGCTGGAGCTGGATGGTAATACCATCAAAGAAGCCCGGCTAGCCCTGGGCGGCGTGGCCCACAAGCCCTGGCGCGACAAGGAAGCCGAAGCCATGCTGAAAGGCCAGCCCGCCACGGCCGACACCTTCCGCAAGGTGGCCGCCAAGGTAGTAGAAGAGGCCAAAGGCTACGGCTCCAACACCTTCAAAATCGAGCTGGCTAAGCGCGCCATCGTGCGGGCGCTCAAGCAGGCCACCGAAATGGACTATTCGCAGAATGACAACGCTTTCCAGAATTCAAACCCATGA
- a CDS encoding AraC family transcriptional regulator, producing the protein MTATIPVFQLAALTEPAATPAAIFFLGPKSAPAHLPINLPYRSDYYKIGLCLRGSARLQVNLETYDIGPHSLMLLSPYFIKQWPFMSTNLEALSIFFTKEFITANSSLNLDTFAFFERDARHVVALLPAQAEAIAALLRAIEQKYDAPHAYREEILRSLLHILLHETAPIYSAQHVSSGAIQTRSQLIAAGFKKLVNRHYATERSLAFYANKLCITPKHLAETVKEVTGKRAMEWLAEAVLLEATVLLQNPALSISQIADTLHFVDQSTFGRFFRNNTGVSPASYRQGL; encoded by the coding sequence ATGACTGCCACCATCCCTGTTTTTCAGCTAGCTGCCCTCACCGAGCCCGCCGCAACTCCGGCGGCGATATTCTTTCTGGGGCCTAAATCCGCTCCGGCACACTTGCCTATCAACCTGCCATACCGCAGCGATTACTACAAAATCGGCCTCTGCCTACGCGGCAGCGCCCGCCTGCAGGTCAACCTGGAAACCTACGATATCGGCCCCCATTCCCTGATGCTGCTCTCGCCGTATTTTATTAAGCAGTGGCCGTTTATGTCGACCAATTTGGAGGCCCTGAGCATATTTTTTACCAAGGAATTCATTACGGCCAACAGCAGTCTGAACTTGGACACGTTCGCTTTTTTTGAGCGCGATGCCCGACACGTCGTGGCGCTGCTGCCCGCGCAGGCCGAGGCCATCGCGGCCCTGCTGCGGGCCATCGAGCAGAAATACGACGCGCCGCACGCCTACCGCGAGGAGATTTTACGCAGCCTGCTTCATATTTTGCTGCACGAAACTGCGCCCATCTACAGCGCGCAGCACGTGTCGTCGGGTGCTATCCAAACCCGCAGCCAGCTGATTGCCGCTGGGTTTAAGAAGCTCGTCAACCGCCACTACGCCACCGAGCGCAGCCTGGCGTTTTATGCCAACAAGCTCTGCATCACGCCCAAGCACCTCGCCGAAACCGTGAAGGAAGTTACCGGCAAGCGCGCCATGGAGTGGCTGGCCGAGGCCGTACTGCTCGAAGCCACCGTGCTGCTGCAAAACCCGGCCTTATCCATTAGTCAGATTGCCGATACCCTGCACTTTGTCGACCAGTCCACATTCGGGCGGTTTTTTCGGAATAATACCGGCGTATCGCCGGCTAGCTACCGGCAGGGGTTGTGA
- a CDS encoding Atu2307/SP_0267 family LLM class monooxygenase: MEVGIDSFASHLLQNGGDHLSGTEAMRLLLERIERADQVGLDVFGIGEHHRAEYLDSATAVILAAAAARTKRIRLTSAVTVLSAADPVRVFQEFATLDLISQGRAEMVVGRGSSTEAFPLFGFSLNDYDELFSEKLELLLTIRDQEKVRWKGQYRPALTGQGVYPRPAQAKLPIWLGVGGTPESFARAGTLGLPLMVAIIGGDTHRFRPLVDLYREAGRRAGHAPEQLQVGLHSLGYVAPTTEEAVAEFVPGYLDTFSKRARERGGSGLTRAHFDMQAGPLGALLVGNPEEVAAKIKRHSEALGGISRVTFQMDVAVLPHEKILRATELIGTRIAPLLR; this comes from the coding sequence ATGGAAGTTGGAATCGATAGTTTTGCCTCGCACCTGCTCCAAAACGGGGGCGACCACCTGAGTGGCACCGAGGCCATGCGCCTGCTACTCGAACGCATTGAGCGGGCCGACCAGGTAGGGCTCGACGTGTTCGGCATCGGGGAGCACCACCGGGCCGAATACCTTGATTCGGCCACGGCCGTCATTCTGGCCGCTGCCGCCGCGCGCACCAAGCGCATTCGCCTCACCAGCGCCGTGACGGTGCTCTCGGCGGCCGACCCGGTGCGCGTGTTTCAGGAGTTTGCCACGCTGGACTTGATTTCGCAGGGCCGGGCCGAAATGGTAGTCGGGCGCGGCTCGTCTACCGAGGCATTCCCGCTCTTCGGCTTCAGCCTCAACGACTACGACGAGCTATTCAGCGAAAAGCTGGAGCTGCTGCTCACCATCCGCGACCAGGAAAAAGTGCGCTGGAAGGGCCAGTACCGGCCCGCGCTCACCGGCCAGGGGGTGTACCCGCGGCCGGCGCAGGCCAAGCTGCCCATCTGGCTAGGGGTGGGCGGCACGCCCGAGTCGTTTGCGCGGGCCGGCACGCTGGGCCTGCCCTTGATGGTGGCCATCATCGGCGGCGACACCCACCGTTTCCGGCCGCTGGTAGACCTGTACCGCGAAGCCGGGCGCCGGGCCGGGCACGCCCCCGAGCAGCTCCAAGTGGGGCTGCACTCGCTAGGCTACGTGGCCCCCACCACCGAAGAAGCCGTGGCCGAATTTGTGCCGGGCTACCTCGACACGTTCAGCAAGCGCGCTCGCGAGCGGGGCGGCAGCGGCCTCACGCGGGCGCACTTCGACATGCAGGCCGGCCCCCTGGGTGCCCTGCTGGTCGGCAACCCCGAAGAAGTAGCGGCCAAGATTAAGCGGCACAGCGAGGCGCTGGGCGGCATCTCCCGGGTGACGTTTCAAATGGATGTAGCCGTGCTGCCGCACGAAAAAATCCTCCGCGCCACTGAACTGATTGGTACCCGCATCGCGCCGTTGCTGCGCTAA
- a CDS encoding xanthine dehydrogenase family protein molybdopterin-binding subunit → MSQTIATPPTVRLGTDYIGKPTSRFEGKAKVTGAAKYAAEYNVPDQWYGYVVSSPITKGKITRIDSAPVLAIPGVKQIFSHENVPSLAWFDRSYKDDVAPGGSPFRPLHEPEILFNMQPVALVVAETFELARYAASVLRIEYEAVAHDTDLETKRTQGFPAPKGKDGFVPPPKPKGDAEGAFNKAPHQHEGEYIHLTQHHNPMEMYATTVEWLGEGKHLKIYDKTQGALNVQQYICKIFGLSKDEARVISKYTGGGFGSGLRPQYQAFLAVLAALELKHSVRVSLTRQQMFSFGHRPHTLQTVKLATDDYGHLQSLEHKALAETSQFENFTETVVNWSGILYESPNWKFDYELARLDVFSPVDMRAPGAATGSFAIESAMDEMAYAAGVDPLEFRLLNYTETDPTEKKPFSSKRLRDCYREGAARFGWSQRCPEPRSMRDGDLLVGYGMATGCWDASMQKTAAKASLTADGHLTVSSASNDIGTGTYTIMTQVAAQTLGLPIENVTSVLGDTTLPLSPVQGGSWTAASVGSAIQATCQELGKKLLKLAQQLDNSPLKGLAFDDVQFADGHIRANEDIKKSVAIQDVLAASSEAKVEAESGAQPNPLNMLKYSMHSHNAVFVEVKVDEDLGTVHVTRVVNAVAAGRILNPKTARSQVLGGTVWGISMALMEETHIDNTYGRYMNHNLAEYHIPVNADIHTIDVVFVEEEDDIINPLGVKGVGEIGMLGVAAAVANAVYHATGKRVRDLPLTIDKLL, encoded by the coding sequence ATGAGCCAGACTATTGCCACCCCGCCCACTGTGCGCCTGGGTACCGACTATATTGGCAAGCCCACCAGCCGCTTTGAGGGCAAGGCCAAAGTGACCGGCGCGGCCAAATACGCTGCCGAGTACAACGTGCCCGACCAATGGTATGGCTACGTGGTGAGCAGCCCCATTACCAAGGGCAAAATCACTAGAATTGACAGCGCGCCCGTGCTGGCTATCCCTGGCGTGAAGCAGATTTTTTCGCACGAGAATGTGCCGTCGCTGGCGTGGTTCGACCGCAGCTATAAGGACGATGTGGCGCCCGGCGGCTCGCCCTTCCGGCCGCTGCACGAGCCTGAAATCCTCTTTAATATGCAGCCGGTGGCGCTGGTAGTGGCCGAGACGTTTGAGTTGGCCCGCTACGCGGCTTCGGTGCTGCGCATTGAGTATGAGGCCGTAGCCCACGACACCGACCTCGAAACGAAGCGCACCCAAGGCTTTCCGGCACCCAAAGGCAAGGATGGCTTTGTGCCGCCGCCCAAGCCGAAGGGCGATGCCGAAGGTGCGTTCAACAAAGCGCCGCACCAGCACGAGGGTGAGTACATTCACCTGACCCAGCACCACAACCCGATGGAGATGTACGCCACTACCGTGGAGTGGCTGGGCGAGGGTAAGCACCTGAAAATCTACGATAAGACGCAGGGCGCGCTGAACGTGCAACAGTACATCTGCAAGATTTTCGGGCTAAGCAAGGACGAGGCGCGGGTAATTTCGAAGTACACCGGCGGGGGCTTCGGCTCGGGCCTGCGGCCGCAGTACCAGGCGTTTCTGGCGGTGCTGGCGGCGCTGGAGCTCAAGCACTCGGTGCGCGTGTCGCTCACGCGCCAGCAGATGTTCAGCTTCGGTCACCGGCCCCACACGCTGCAAACCGTGAAGCTGGCCACCGACGACTACGGCCACCTGCAATCGCTGGAGCACAAGGCCCTGGCCGAAACCTCGCAGTTTGAAAACTTTACCGAGACGGTAGTCAACTGGTCGGGCATCCTGTACGAGAGCCCCAACTGGAAATTTGACTACGAGCTGGCGCGGCTCGACGTGTTCTCGCCGGTCGACATGCGGGCGCCCGGCGCGGCCACTGGCTCGTTTGCCATTGAGTCGGCGATGGACGAGATGGCGTATGCGGCCGGTGTTGACCCACTAGAATTCCGCCTGCTCAACTACACTGAAACCGACCCCACCGAGAAGAAGCCCTTCAGCAGTAAGCGCCTGCGCGACTGCTACCGCGAAGGCGCCGCCCGCTTCGGCTGGAGCCAGCGCTGCCCCGAGCCCCGCTCGATGCGCGACGGCGACCTGCTCGTGGGCTACGGCATGGCCACCGGCTGCTGGGATGCCTCCATGCAGAAAACGGCCGCCAAGGCCAGCCTCACCGCCGACGGCCACCTCACGGTGAGCAGCGCCTCCAACGACATCGGCACCGGCACCTACACCATCATGACGCAGGTAGCCGCCCAAACCCTGGGCCTGCCCATCGAAAACGTGACCTCGGTGCTTGGCGATACCACGCTGCCGCTCTCCCCCGTGCAGGGCGGCTCCTGGACGGCCGCCTCGGTGGGCTCGGCCATTCAGGCCACCTGCCAGGAGTTGGGCAAGAAGCTGCTCAAGCTGGCCCAACAACTGGACAACTCGCCGCTCAAAGGCTTGGCTTTTGACGACGTGCAGTTTGCCGACGGCCACATCCGCGCCAACGAAGACATCAAGAAATCGGTGGCTATCCAGGACGTGCTAGCCGCCAGCAGCGAGGCCAAGGTGGAGGCCGAGTCGGGCGCGCAGCCCAACCCCCTCAACATGCTGAAATACTCCATGCACTCGCACAACGCGGTGTTTGTGGAAGTAAAAGTGGACGAAGACCTCGGCACCGTGCACGTTACCCGCGTGGTAAACGCCGTGGCCGCCGGCCGCATCCTCAACCCCAAAACCGCCCGTAGCCAGGTGCTGGGCGGCACGGTCTGGGGCATCAGCATGGCCCTGATGGAAGAAACCCATATCGACAACACCTACGGCCGCTACATGAACCACAACCTGGCTGAGTACCACATCCCGGTCAACGCCGATATCCACACCATCGACGTGGTTTTCGTCGAAGAGGAAGATGACATCATCAACCCGCTCGGCGTGAAAGGCGTGGGCGAAATCGGCATGCTCGGCGTAGCCGCCGCCGTAGCCAATGCTGTGTATCACGCTACCGGTAAGCGCGTGCGCGATTTGCCGCTGACGATTGACAAGCTGCTGTAG
- a CDS encoding homoserine dehydrogenase, translating to MTRTDLHIGLFGFGVVGQGLHAVLARTPGLRARIGRIAVRSRTKPRPLPAELFTFDKNDLLGDPALTVIVELIDDADEAYLIVKEALLRGKAVVTANKKMLAEHLPELIAIQQQTGTPLLYEAAACASLPVIRNLEEYYDTDLLESVEGIINGSTNYILTAMHRDRQPYAEALARAQALGFAESNPALDVEGLDARNKLVLLLAHAFGLVVAPADLLAVGITAISELATAYAREQGLIIKLVAEARRLPGGRLAAGVLPTLVRPGHELAQVHDEFNGLITQSTFADRQFFLGRGAGAFPTASAVLSDLSALTYGYRYGYKKIQQNAHLALAPDAAEVEVLVTFDEANAPAEADFSAVHEQFRSAQRGNYLTGTIGLGQLARAAWLRRPGVSVVRLAGPLRATMAP from the coding sequence ATGACCCGTACCGACCTCCACATTGGGCTTTTCGGCTTTGGCGTAGTGGGCCAGGGCCTGCACGCCGTGCTGGCCCGCACGCCCGGCCTGCGCGCCCGCATCGGCCGCATTGCCGTCAGGAGCCGCACCAAGCCGCGCCCGCTGCCCGCCGAGCTGTTCACCTTCGATAAAAACGACCTGCTGGGCGACCCGGCCCTGACGGTAATTGTGGAGCTGATAGACGACGCCGACGAAGCCTATCTGATTGTAAAAGAGGCGCTGCTGCGGGGTAAGGCCGTGGTCACGGCCAATAAGAAGATGCTGGCCGAGCACCTGCCCGAGCTCATTGCCATTCAGCAGCAAACCGGCACGCCCTTGCTCTACGAGGCGGCCGCCTGCGCCAGCCTGCCCGTTATCCGCAACCTGGAGGAATATTATGATACCGATTTGCTGGAATCGGTGGAAGGTATTATCAATGGCTCGACCAACTACATTCTCACGGCTATGCACCGCGACCGGCAGCCCTACGCCGAGGCGCTGGCCCGCGCTCAGGCGCTGGGCTTTGCTGAAAGCAACCCGGCCCTCGACGTAGAGGGGCTCGATGCCCGCAATAAGCTGGTGCTGCTGCTGGCTCACGCCTTTGGGCTGGTGGTGGCCCCTGCCGATTTGCTGGCCGTGGGTATTACGGCTATCAGTGAGCTGGCCACGGCCTATGCCCGCGAGCAGGGACTGATAATCAAGCTGGTAGCGGAGGCGCGGCGCCTGCCGGGCGGCAGACTGGCGGCGGGCGTGCTGCCCACGCTGGTGCGCCCCGGCCACGAGCTGGCGCAGGTGCACGACGAGTTCAACGGTCTCATAACCCAGAGCACATTTGCCGACCGGCAGTTTTTTCTGGGGCGGGGGGCGGGAGCTTTTCCTACCGCTTCGGCCGTGCTCAGCGACTTGTCGGCCCTTACCTATGGCTACCGCTATGGCTACAAGAAAATTCAGCAGAACGCCCACCTCGCCCTCGCGCCCGATGCGGCCGAAGTAGAGGTGCTGGTGACATTCGACGAGGCCAATGCGCCTGCCGAAGCCGACTTCTCGGCCGTGCACGAGCAGTTTCGGTCGGCGCAGCGCGGCAACTACCTAACAGGCACTATCGGCCTTGGGCAGCTGGCGCGGGCGGCGTGGCTGCGCCGGCCGGGCGTGAGCGTGGTGCGGCTGGCCGGGCCGCTGCGGGCTACTATGGCGCCATAG